GAAGATGCAGCCGGCTGACTGGTGGGTCAAAGGCTGATTCGCCTTTTTCATGATCCAGTTCTTTTTCATCCGGTTCGTGACTTCTTCCGAATCATCGGCGGTCAGTTCGAACACCGCTTCAATAATCGCCAGTTCATTGATACTGCTCTCACGATAGCTGAAGCTCAGTTCATCAGCCGTCCGCACGAATTTTTCTCCTCGTGCGGTCAGAACCGTAACGGAAGTGGTAAACTGGCCTGTATCACCATTATGGCCACCAGCGTTGCCATGCAGTGCGCCGCCGACGGTTCCCGGAATTCCGACCAGGGACTCCAGGCCCGCCAGGCCAGCTTTGACCGTTTCTGAAACCAGATTTGAGAGTAAAGCCCCCGCGCCGGCAGTCACCGTTGTGCCTTCAATGCTGATTTTAGAAAAGTCGCCGGCATGGATGCGGATGACTGCTCCCTGCACGCCGGAATCTTTAATCAGGATATTTGAGGCACCGCCAAAGACGCGTACCGGAATTTCGTTCTCAACACAGCATTTAATCACAGCCTGCAGTTCGTCTGCATTCCGTGGTTCCAGAAAAAACTGTGCTGGCCCCCCTATTTTGAAATAGGAATACTTGGCCAGTGGTTCAGATAGTTTGAGAATCTCTTTGAAGTCTTCGATTGAACTCATGATGGATCCGATTTATTTCGCCCGCTCCCATAGTAATGATGATATCACCAGATTGAGCCTCAGTCTCTAAAGTTGAGAGCATCTGGTCAAGGGAACTGCTGAAACTGACCGAAGCATTATGCAGAAGAATTCGCCTAACCAGCTCTTTTGACGTGTCAACAGGCTCTTCATCGAGCTTTTCGCGGGCTGCATACACGGGCGCAATCAGAACGCGGTCGGCCAGCTGAAAGCTGCGGGCATAATAATCCATCAAAGCCTGTGTACGCGAAACCTGATGCGGTTCATACAGACACCAGATTCTGCGATCCGGATATTCCTGCCTCAACATCTTCAAAGTTGCCTGAATCGCTGTCGGATGATGGGCATAATCATCGAACAGCGTCATTCCTTTATAGGATC
The sequence above is a segment of the Gimesia algae genome. Coding sequences within it:
- the murB gene encoding UDP-N-acetylmuramate dehydrogenase, which translates into the protein MSSIEDFKEILKLSEPLAKYSYFKIGGPAQFFLEPRNADELQAVIKCCVENEIPVRVFGGASNILIKDSGVQGAVIRIHAGDFSKISIEGTTVTAGAGALLSNLVSETVKAGLAGLESLVGIPGTVGGALHGNAGGHNGDTGQFTTSVTVLTARGEKFVRTADELSFSYRESSINELAIIEAVFELTADDSEEVTNRMKKNWIMKKANQPLTHQSAGCIFKNPRGMHAGALIEQAGLKGTRIGGAEISDRHANFIINDENATTENVLDLINLAQNTVAEKFGVELELEIELW